The window CTGCCAGCACGTAAGTAAACAATCCATGACCCTGATAGCCCTCCAGTGCTTCCTGAAGAGAAGTAGATGCCGAAAGAATGGTAGAGCCCACCGCCCGGCTCAAGATCTTCATCGCCGTGTCCTCACTCATACCTCTTGTCAGCATCGCCACCTGAATTGCCTCACCCAAAGCCCCTGCATTGCATGTATCGATGATGATCAGCTTTTTTGTGGCAGGGATATTACTGATAAGTTCCTTGAATACCGACTGACCAATTGCGTCGGTCTTGAGTCTCTCTGTCCGCGTTGATCCTACATTCGAGGTGATAAGAAAATATTCTCCGTCGTCAACTGTGCCATGGCTCGCCACATATAAGACAAACAAGTCATCAGGATTTAAAGACTGCATAGCCTTAAGTTCTTTTAAAATGTTTTCCCTTGTCGTCTCTTCTTTGGATGAAAGCTTTTTTACTTCTACTTTCTCAAAAAGAGGCGAAGCGCCCTTCTTAAGGGTATTTGCAAACAGCGCCGCATCGGCGACGGCGTAATTAAGCTGGAGCTTGGGATTCTTGTATTCGTTGATGCCAATGACCAGAGCATAAAGAGACGGTCTGCCGATTGATTTAAATGATGCTGTTATTTCATAAATGGCGTCCGTGCTTTGCATAGTATTATCGGCATTAAAGGCGATAGCCCGTATGGAGTTTAAACCACTGGAAAGTTTTAGTTTATATGTCTTATGGATTTCGTTCTGATTAGACGCAACAATTTTTACGCCTCTTGTGCTGTCCAGCATAACTGCGGAGCCATTGAGATAGAGCCGTATATCGCCAATCCCGCCACCGGCATCGGTAATTTTTAGGGTAATAGCAGCATCACTTTTATCAATACTTCTGGGCGTATCAACTATCGCGACAACCGGAGGCGGTTTTACATCCGCCACGTTTTTGAGTTCCTTCAAAGATCCGCCAGAAAGCGCGAGATTAACAAGGTCGGGGCGGTAGAAACTTTCCCGCAACTGCTCGATGGTATAATCTTTACCTCTGACTTTAACGCTAAGATACTGATCGCCCTTAGGAGAGGAGTTGTAATAACCATTTGCTGTTGTAATAATCCATTCTCCGTCTTCAAAAGCAATCATGGAAGCAACTTCTTCTCCAGTGGATACATCCCATATTCTTGTAGAAGCGTCTCCCGCGGATATTACATACTTGCCATTGGGGAAGAATTTAGCCGAAACGCCCAGCTCAATGCTGGACACACCGGTATGTCCAGCAAGAATTTTCCATTGAGATCCTGATGCTAACTCCCAGATTTTTATATTGCCATCAATGCCCCCTGATAAGACATATTTGCCATCCGGCGAAAAAGCTACGGACCAAATACCTTCGTGACCAACGAATTTCTTTATTTGTGTTAAATTTTTCGCATTCCACAATCTGACGGTATTATCAGTTCCGCCGGACAGGGCATATTCACCATCTGGAGAAAAAGAAACAGCTCTTATAACGCCATTGACTTTCACTGTTCTTATAGAATTCCCCAACGATGTATCCCATAAAATCATTTTGTCAGTTCCGCCGGATAAGACATATTTGCCATCCGGAGAATAGGCAACAACCCAAAACTCGTATGCGCGTGTAGGTTGTGTTTTAAAATCTATAATTTCCCCTCCTGTTGCTACATCATAGATTTTCATGGTTGGTTTAGGTTTCGAAAACACAGGAAGAGGACCAGGGCTTCCACATAAAAAATATTTTCCGTCTGGAGAAAAAGCTATAGAGGCAGCTTTATCATTATTAAATGTCATTATTTCTTGTCTTGTGGCTAAATCCCAAAGTATTGTCCCTTTGCCGCCGGATGCAAAATGTTTTCCGTCAGGCGAAAAAGCGACCATAATTCCTTGACCCATAAAATCTTCATGAGTGAAAGTTTGAATTTTTTTCCCTTGCATAATGTCCCAGAGGATAAAAGAGTCCAAGCTGCCCGATAAAACATACCGGCCATCCGGAGAGATATCAACTTTACGCACAATCGGAGCTTTTTGTTTAATTTCCCGGGACATGTCACCTTTTCCGGTAAGGATCGGCGTTGCCGCGCAGGAAGAAAGAAAAATTGCAAAACACACTATCAATATTTTTCGATAAGCCATCATATACCCACCTCTATTTGAATCGTGTAGACCGGTTTCTTCCAATATTACAGGTTGAGGTTTGTTTTCTCAGTTAGACGTCTGGTTTCCGGCGTCGCCACAAGATTTCAACCATGTATCCGTTGGCCCCATGTCCCCACATAGGAGTGCTCATCAATATCATAATTTTGAGGAAATCACATCATTGATAACTAATTGAAGTCTTGCATTTTCAGCGAGGTTGACGATTTACTGCTTTCAGGAAGTACGTATCAACCGGATGAACCGATTTTGTTTATGTTCCCTTTCTTTCCAGATGGCTTGCCCTGACTCCTACGAGCCGTACCTTCTTTTTAAGTTCGACTCTCTTGAGGCAGGCGAAAGCCGCTTTTCGTATTTCCCCTTCCGCATCCGTTGACTGGGGAAGGGTATGCGCCCGGGTCAGGGTTTCGAAATCGCTGAACCGGATCTTGACGGTAACGGTTCTGGCTTTGAAGCCGTTTTCTTTCATGTCTGTCACAACTTCCCGCGTCAGTTCTGCAAGTGTTTTCGCGATAAATTGCCAGTTGGCGACATCCTTCTGGAAAGTTGTTTCCCTGCTTATGGATTTTGGTTCCCAGTGCGTAACCAGGGGACTGTCGTCTATTCCCCTGGAGGCATGATAGAGATAATTTCCATACGATGAGCCAAATTTATCAACCAGCGTATCGAGGGATAGAGAGGCGAGCGCTCCTATTGTTTCCGTGCCCATGTCCTTGAGATATGTTTCTGTTTTTGGTCCGATCCCCCAGAGTTTCCTGACGGGTAACGGCTGCAGGATGTGCTCTCTTTCATCAGGTAATATTATGGTGAGGCCATCCGGTTTCTCCATGTCCGAGGCGATTTTTGCCAGGAGCTTATTGGGGGCAACACCGATAGAACAGGTCAGCTTTGTCTCATCGTTAATCTGACGTTTGATTTCTTTCGCGATTTCTTCTGAGGGTTTGTCGATCCCGGAGATATCAAGAAATGCCTCATCAATTCCTACATCTTCGATGAGGGGCGTGAATCTCCGGAGGATATTCTTGATCCTTTCGGATTCCCTTGAATATGCTTCCATATCAACGGGAAGGAAAACGGCATGGGGGCAGAGTTTATAAGCCGTCTTCAAGGGCATGGCGGAATGGATGCCGAACTTCCTTGCCTCATACGAGGCGGTTGCTGCGACCCCTCTCTTGGTGGGGTCCCCGCTGCCTCCGATTACCACGGGCTTACCGATTAACTCGGGACGCCTTTTCTGCTCCACAGCGGCAAAAAAGGCGTCCATATCAATGTGGATAATTCGTCTCAAGGTTCATTATTTTGGTTATTTCCCATAGCCGGTTTCGCCGGCAAAGGTCTTATTATGGAGGGAGGCAAAGCTGTCCTTGCCGGTTGCCAGCATCAATGTGAGCGGCATCGCCTTCTTTCCCCGTTTTACCATCTGCTCTGCCGTCTCCCTGATATCCCACTGGGCGTGCTCGTCTGCCCTAAGGCGTGCGATATGATATAGTTCCCGTGCATTGATCTTCATGGAAACCCGCTTGCGATGGGCGTTCGTGAGAATATAGCCGGCTGCCTGAGGGGAGGACTTTTTAAGCTGGTCGTATGTCCTTTCGGTTCGGGTGATGATCTCCATAAAGGTTTTGTCCATACCGATTTCCGATACGGCAGGCGGTATCGTTACCCCCAGGGCCGGATCGTAATCCTGAGAGGTAATGGTTGCCATACGGTGTCGTTTCACCTGGGCAAAACAACTCGCGCTGATAGTCAGTTCAAAATGGAGATCGACGTTTTCGAATTCCCGCAGGACCGAATCGAAGGATTTCATATGCTGCAACGCTGTTTTAATAAGCCCTTCTTTTTCGCTTCCGTCCATTGAAGAAACGATCTGCAGGCACCGTGACATCGGAAGACTCGATGAAGAGTGGATCAGTGAGGCCACGATTCTGTCGTCCGCGTTTGATGGTGTATGGATAAGGGATACTGTATCTCCATCAAACCTGCCGGGAGTTGCTTGATCTTCTTGCTGCATTCTCTCCCTCAATGTTTTAACCCTTTCCTTCAAAGTCTGTCTCGTCAAACGGTCGAAGTCGGTGGCCTCGGTATAACGGATAAGTGAGGGGGCAATGTCCTTCGTTGCCTCGTAAAGTTTACGACTATATTCCTGTGCCTCGGCCAGCGGATGGGCGGCGAGGCGGCGGAGCATCAGTTCCAGGTTTCTGGCATTGAGGGTCATCCCCAACTGTGTCTCGGTGGCAAGTGAAATGATGTAGCGGGCGTCTTCCTTTGCCCAGCCTTCAAGCATCGAACGATTTGCCGGGTCGGCTGCCAGGTCTCTGTGCTTTTCAAAGACATAAGGTCTCAGCTTCTCATACAGCTCATGGTAAAGACGATTTTGTTCCCGGATGGTACTGACAAAAATCTCTTCCAGATTGGCCTCTCGAATCTCTTCGTGAATGACAAAGTCGTCTTTGAGCAGGACATACCGCTGCGATTTTTCCGTATATGCGCAGAGCCGGAATTTTTCAATCTCTTCAACCAGAAGCCGGGAGACGCCGATGATATCGATGTTGAAAACGGCATGTTCGGCGATAGAGCTGTGCCCCATTTCGAATACGATATTGCGGTTGGACTGACGCGCCTTTTCCACCTCCTGCCGTGCAATCGCCCGGAGTTCATCAACCGGTTTTGGGCTCCGGCTGATCCGGGCGTAGGCGGCAGAGATCGTCTCCGGTGTAAAGTACTGCGCCTCGGGGCGCAATTCCTGAAATTCCCGTATCGTTTCAAAATCCAGATTGTAGCCGGCAAGGATGATCTTCATTTTTCGAAACTCTTTTCACACGATGGGCCAACCACCGTGACTATTAATGGTCTCGTCAATAGCAGCCATAAGACTGATAGTTTCCGCAAGGGTTGCAACAATGCGCTGATAATGAGTGATGTCGTCATAGGTCAGTTGGCGACCCTTGCGATCTTTGAGCCATTTCTGGCATACCTGGTAACCGCCGATATGGAAATTCCATACTTCAGGCGGGACGCCATCGAAATATTGTGACTTGTTGATCCAGACACGTCCCGCTCCTTGCCGACCATTATCTTCCCTCCCCTGGTGGGAGGGATCGAGGGAGGGGGATGATTCCGTGTAGCGTACGGTCTCGACGGTGCTATCCCCGGCAACGGGATAGCCTGTAATCAAAGGAATCTGCTTTTCCATCAGGTGTAAGGCCACCAGGTCTTCACCGATTTTGCATAAGGCGCGGAACAAGTCACTGTTTGACGTAAGCGGCAGGCGGGGGAAGTCGATCTTGAGAAACTCGGCATAGCGGCTCCGATATGTCGGCGAATGCAAAACAGCATACATGTAGAAAAAGATATCCTCCGGGCCGAAGGTCTGCTGCCGGTCTCCCTTGCCGTTGGGAACAAAGGTCATACCCAGACGTGTGGCAAAGTCCTCGATAAACGCCGGGGCAAGATTAGAGCGGCGTCCACCAGGAGTATCTGTTTTAAACAATGAAGTCCCAGATTCGCTGTAGAGATAAAGGGGGAAATGAAAACTGTTATTTGATGTTTTGGGAGAAAGAAGAATTTTTTCCGACGGAAATTTTGTCAAATAGACATGGGCGAATGATTCACCCTTCGTCATTCGGCTCGTTAAAAGGGCCATATTATTGTCAAGCATCTGATTCATGACGGCTGGCCGGGGCATACTGTGAAATCCCCTCGAATGGCCGGTATAGAAGGTGAAACGATCATCAAAAGGGCGATAGGAAATTCTGATCAAATAACTATCTGATAGTCCGGTCTGCTTCAAGTCAGATTGGGCCAGTGCTATTTGCCAATCTCGTGAATCTTCGCCAAGGTCCAATTCCTGACGAGCTGCTTCAGGTGATAATGAAATAAACCGATGTAGTTTTTCTTTTGCTTCTTGGGAGGTCATGTGCACGGTCAAGTGATCCCGTGAAGTTACTATTCCCACTGAGTGGACCGACATGATATCCGTAACCTTCCATCCCCGTTCGTATTCTGGCAGCAAAGCCGTATCCTGCGGCACAAAAAGATAAAACGGCGGCTGGGGCGTCAGGGGTTCCCAGGTCGTTGACTGAATGTCGTTTTCCCATAGCCAGTGGTACTTGCCGCCGGAGAGTTTCCGTCCGTCCGGGGTGTTTTCATAAACTTCGCGGATTCCCCAGAGGTGGGCATGGCGGATACGGGGAGAGAGGTCTTCAGGCTTATACTTTTTCACAAAGATCCCGATGGCTACGCCCTGCTGGATGTCGAAGACGTTTTCGTCTTTCGAACCGTCAGGGCAGCGCTCCTTCTTTTTGCTGTTACCATGCAGGTCAAGAATATAAATATCGCCAAAAGTCTTCATCAAACTCCGGCGCATCCCCCTGAAGGTCGGATTGTCTAAATAACCGTGATTGGTAATCAAAGCCATGACGCCGTAACCGGTCTTTTCGATACGCCACTGGGCGAAGCGAATGAACTTCACGTAATCGTCCTGGAGTCCTTTCGGATTTCGCTCACCGAGGGGCTGACCATCCACTGAATAATAGTCCTGAATCAGATTAGTAATCCACTCACCGGTGTTAACGGATTCGTAGGAATACGGCGGATTTCCCAGGATGACCATCACAGGCGCCTCCTGTTTGACCACGCCGGCGGCGTTGGCCTCTTCGACGAGCCACTTGGTGAAGAGAGGCATGTCGCTGATCTTGTAGGCTTCCTCCAGGGTATTGGTCAGGTAGACGTGCAGACGTTCATTTGCGCTAAAATCATAACCGAATTCGGTAAGTTGCAGGCCGAGTTTCATGTGGGCCACGGCATAAGGCGCCATGAGAAGTTCAAACCCGAAAATCCGCGGGAGAAGATGCTGGGCAACATACCCCTTTTCACCGCCCCAGGCGCCCTTCTGTCCCGATCTCTGAATTTGATCATAGATCTGATCGATGACCCCGTGAAGGAAAGTCCCCGTTCCTGCGGCGGGATCAAGGATCAACACCCGATGAATCTCCTGTGCTTTTCCCGTTACTGGATTTGAGATCGTAATCTTGCCGGCATCGGCAAGGCCGGTCGGAAGATTAAAGTCCGTTTTCAAAATATGGTCCACACTGCGGACAATGTAGGAGACCACAGGTTCGGGAGTATAGTAGACGCCGCGGGTCTGACGCATTTTCGGATCGTAGGCGGCAAGGAAAGTTTCGTAGAAATGGATAAGGGGATCTTCCTGACGGGTCCGCTTTCCAAAATCCTTGAGAATCCCTTCCATGTCGGTATGATCCAACAGGTTAGTCAAATCATCGACAATCCAGGCGATACGGTCATCCAGGTCAGGCCCGGCAATATGGCTGAACATCTTGCGGAGAAATGGATTTGTTTTGGGGAGATCGAAGGCGGCATGTTCCCGGATGAAGTGGACCCCCGGTTTTATCCTGACGTTGCAGCGGGCGGCAAAAAGACCGTAGCAGATAGTTTGCGCATACATGTCTGCAAACTGCTCCTGTGTCAAGTCATGAAGAAGAACCCTGCGAAAACCTTCCATCTGCTTATGAAGTTCTCCTCCGCCATCCTCATCGGTAAAGGCTTGCCGGATTGTGTCGCGGATGAGCTGCGCCAGTGCCGCCATGCGGACAGCCAACTCCTTCGGGTTGCTGACCATCTGCATTCTATTGCGGAGAAACTCTGTCAGCAAATCCACGATCTGTTGATCGCTATCTTTTACAGCTTTTATCTTGCCGCTCAGGTCTACCTTCGCGAGGCGGGCTGTCAGGCGATGTTCCCCCTGAACATACCAGCGAAATTCCAGATAGTCCGTCAGGATGAGATTGCCCAGTCTTTTCCGATAACGCATTAGCTGTTCGTCTCGTTCAATGATATCGAGGGGTTTACCGATATCTTTGGTTTCTATGTAGCCGATTGGCGTCTTGCCTTTGGTAATAATGAAGTCAGGTGCACCGCATTGTTCACGCTTGGGTTCGTTGGTGGCTTCTATATCTTCGGCAAGAGATTCAATGAACTCCTTCAGTGCAGGACGATAAGAATGTTCTGTAGCATTGCCGGTCGCCAGAGATTTTTCAATATTTTTAAGATATGTGGATACGATAGTCATAATGTAAAATAATTGTAATTAAAAATGTAATTATTCCTTTATTTTAACTTAATTTAAATATTCGTTATTTCAATCAGTTAGTTAGCTCTTGCCTCAATTTTTTAATTAGTTTTAACAAAATTTTAGCTAATTTCTCCAATTCAATTCGTACAGCAAGGCATTAATATCAACAGTTGTGCTTGATCGTTTCTTTTATTACCACTTGACAAGTTCCACATGGGAGAGGGTCCGTCCCAGGAAGCCTTCGCCGATCGTCTGGAAGTGATAAGGCACGTCGGTGACAAAAAACTGATATGTCGGCAGCGTGCGCTCCTGGTTTCCGAGATATTTGCTGCTTAAGAGATTCGCCGTGATATCTGCCATAGCCTCAGCGGAATCCACAAGTTTGATATCGGGGCCCACAATCTCCTGGAGGAGCGGTTTGATCAAGGGGTAGTGCGTACACCCCAGAACGAGGGTATCCACATGCTCCGCCAGGACCGGTCTCAGGTATTCCTGGGCAGTAAGCCGGGTGACCGGGTGATTCCACCATCCTTCTTCAACCAGCGGTACAAATAAGGGGCACGCCTGTGAAAATATCCGAATATCCGGGTCATGCTGGTGAATGGCACGAGCATAGGCATTACTGTTTATGGTTGCCGGGGTGCCAATGACACCGATATGTTTACTTCTTGTTTCGGCAACAGCGGTACGGGCGCCGGCATCGATGACGTCTAAAACGGGAACAGGAGAAAGATTCTTAACGGTGTCGGATGCGACAGCCGCCATGGTATTGCAGGCTACGATGAGCAGTTTGACCTCCCTTTGCAGCAAAAATTTTGTGATCTCTGCGGCGTATCGGGTAATCGTTTCCGGAGATTTCACACCGTAGGGTACCCTGGCTGTGTCACCGAAATAGATGATATTTTCGAAAGGCAGACGCTCCATCATAGCGCGAACAACAGTGAGTCCGCCGATACCGGAATCAAACACGCCGATGGGATGGCTGGATGTGGGTTGCATGGGAACTCCTTTTTATTACGGAAAGAATGCTCTATTTAACACAACCTTGCAAAAAATCAAAGTCAAGAAGTGAGGTTTATAAAGCTATCCGCTTTCAGCGGCGGATTTGCGGGATACGCTTACGTTCACAAAGCTTTCTGTTGAAATGATCCGGCAAATAGGATATTTATCCACAAAGCGCTATTGCTGATAAACGAATATTCTTTGTATAGGAAGTTCAATGCATACTTCAAAAGTCCAGAATGTCCTTTTCTTTACGTTTCTGGTCATCGTTTCTTTCCTGTTTCTCTATCTCCTCACCCCGTTTTTTTCTCCAATTTTCTGGGCGGCGGTAATTGCCAGCATTTTCAGGCCTCTCTATGAACGGCTCAATGGGAAGTTGAATCGACCCGGTTTGTGCGCCGTTATCATATTTCTGTTGATTGCTTTCATCATAATCCTGCCGGGCAGCATCATGGGAAGTTTGCTGTTTTCCGAGTCTATGCGTGTATACGAATCCCACAGTACCGATGGCGGTACTATCGAAAACATTGTCAAGAGTATCACGGGTGCAGTGAAAGATAATCCATACGTGGCCCGTTTGCATATCGATGAAAAATTCTGGACCGAAAAGTTTTCTGAAATCGCCAGAGGTATTTCCAACTATATTTTTGTCCAACTGAAAGCAGTCACGCAAAATACCCTTGTTTTTGTTGTTCAGTTCGCAGTCATGCTCTATACATTGTTTTTCTTTATTCGCGATGGGGATACGTTCTTAAGAATGGCTATGCGGGTTTTGTCCCTGGGGCAGGAAAGAGAAAAGGTTCTCTATGAACGTTTTGTTGCGACGGCAAGGGCCACGTTGAAGGTGACAATGATTATCGGAGGCATTCAGGGGTCACTGGGAGGACTTATTTTCTGGGTCACCGGCATTGAAGGGGCGCTCATGTGGGGTGTCGTAATGATACTTTTTTCTATTGTCCCTGTTGTTGGTTGCTCTATTGTCTGGATTCCTGCCGGTGTGATAATGCTGTTGACGGGACCTTTATGGAAAGGAATGCTTATTCTGGCTTTCGGTGTTTTCGTGATCAGCGTGGTGGACAACCTCCTGCGTCCCATACTGCTTGGCAGAGATGTGCAGATGCATCCTTTATTGATTTTCTTGTCAACTCTTGGGGGACTTTCGTTGTTCGGGTTTTCCGGCTTTGTTATCGGCCCCATCATTACTTCCCTGCTCCTCGCAATCTGGGCGATGTACGACCAGTTCAGGGATGCCGTATCTATTGATTAGATAAGAGGATTTCTGAAGACTGATGGAACTGTCAGGGGATTTCTTATCTTTCCTCATCACCGTATGCTGTGTGTAACGATATGGAACAAGGCGGATATCAGGGCCGCCATGGGGATTGTCAAGATCCACGCCCATACAATATTTCCCGCAACCCCCCAGCGAACGGCGGTAAGCCTTTTTGTTGAGCCAACCCCTACAATGGCACCTGTAATCGTATGAGTTGTACTCACGGGAATGCCGGCGATGGATGCCCCAATGATGGAGATAGCTGCCGCGGTTTCCGCGCAAAACCCGCCCATGGGCCGGAGTTTCGTAATCTTAGTACCCATGGTCTTGACGATACGCCACCCTCCGGACATGATCCCCAGGGAGATGACAGTGTAACATGAGATAATTACCCAGAAGGGAATGTAAAAGGTTGATCCGAGGTAACCATGACTGTAAAGAATAAGGGCAATGATCCCCATTGTTTTCTGTGCGTCGTTCGTACCATGGCCCATGCTGTAGACTGCGCACGAAACAAGCTGTAGTTTTCGGAAAATCTTGTCTGATCCTCCGACGGTAGATTTCCGGCTGAGGTTAAGCACTAAAATCATCATGGCCAATCCGAGGATTAAACCAATGACAGGGGACAGCACAATAAATATGGCCGTTTTTATGATACCGCTCCAGACCAGGACACTGGTTCCTCCTTCAACGATGCCTGCACCGATAAGGCCGCCGATAAGGGCATGAGAGGAACTGCTGGGCAGCCCGAAATGCCAGGTAATGATGTTCCAGATAATGGCGCCGCTCAGAGCGGAAAGGATGAGTAGATTGTCTACAATGGCCGGATTAATGATGCCGGTGCCTATGGTATTGGCGACCTGCACACCGACAAAAAAGACAGCGGCAAACTCGAAGAATGCCGCCCAGATGACGGCATATTTAGGAGAAAGAACCCTTGTCGAGACAACGGTCGAAATCGCGTTGGCGGAATCGTGGAAGCCGTTGAGAAAATCAAAAAACAGGGCGACCAGAATGAGAAAAACAACAAAAGCGAATGAATCAGGCATAATGATTTCGTTAGAGGCCTTCAGGCATGTTTCAGAACGATGCCTTCCACAATGTTGGAAACATCCTCGCATACATCGATGGCTTCTTCAATGCGTTCAAATATTTCCTTCCATTTTATCAATTCGACGGCATCTTTTTCATGTTCGAAGAGATCGACCATCGCCGATCTCAGGACAATGTCGCCTTCGTTTTCGAGCGTGTTGATTTCCACGCATGCCTCCATGATCATCTTGGAATTTTTCATGTCTCTCATGGCATGGACTATGAGTTTCACCTTCTCGATAGCCAAAATTAAAATCTTCGACTGATCGATGATTACCTTGGTGGGCTTTTTTACCTTATAGAGATGCATCCTGGCCGCTGCAGCTTCAGTCATGTCCATGATGCTGTCCATCTTATTGACCAGGGCATAAATGTCCTCACGATCCAAGGGGGTGAGGAATGTCTTGTGCATCTTTTCATAGGTTCTGTGCGTGATGACATCCGCCTCATGTTCCAGTTCTTTAAGTTTGGCTATCTTCTGAGGGGGATATTCATACGTTTCAACCATTTCCAGAAACATCTTGCCCCCCTCTTCGATTTTATTGATGAGTTCTTCAAAAAGATCGAAAAATTTTTCTTCTTTGGGAAAGAATCGCATAGGATATACCCTCCATAACGATTTATTATGTAAGAGCCGTTAATAAAAGGAATAGTGTTGATATGTCTTTCA is drawn from Deltaproteobacteria bacterium and contains these coding sequences:
- a CDS encoding inorganic phosphate transporter; this encodes MPDSFAFVVFLILVALFFDFLNGFHDSANAISTVVSTRVLSPKYAVIWAAFFEFAAVFFVGVQVANTIGTGIINPAIVDNLLILSALSGAIIWNIITWHFGLPSSSSHALIGGLIGAGIVEGGTSVLVWSGIIKTAIFIVLSPVIGLILGLAMMILVLNLSRKSTVGGSDKIFRKLQLVSCAVYSMGHGTNDAQKTMGIIALILYSHGYLGSTFYIPFWVIISCYTVISLGIMSGGWRIVKTMGTKITKLRPMGGFCAETAAAISIIGASIAGIPVSTTHTITGAIVGVGSTKRLTAVRWGVAGNIVWAWILTIPMAALISALFHIVTHSIR
- a CDS encoding DUF47 family protein — translated: MRFFPKEEKFFDLFEELINKIEEGGKMFLEMVETYEYPPQKIAKLKELEHEADVITHRTYEKMHKTFLTPLDREDIYALVNKMDSIMDMTEAAAARMHLYKVKKPTKVIIDQSKILILAIEKVKLIVHAMRDMKNSKMIMEACVEINTLENEGDIVLRSAMVDLFEHEKDAVELIKWKEIFERIEEAIDVCEDVSNIVEGIVLKHA